Below is a window of Impatiens glandulifera chromosome 2, dImpGla2.1, whole genome shotgun sequence DNA.
tattcaataaattgaatttgtcagaaaaatgttacaaaaataGAAATCATCTCTTTAATGGGTTGACTCAAATTCAAACTTATAGTATGTCATGCTAACTTTTCAGAAAATAAAACAATGTAATAAAAATGAGTGCAAGATTATCTCTCTTTTCACAACTTACCATAATCTATATTTAAAGAAACATAAGTTTTGATAATAGGAAAATAAATAGAAACAAAAgaactgaaataaaaaaaaaaagttgtcaGAAACATTGCACCAATCTTCATGTGCATTTGTCTTGTCCTtttactataatttttattttattattgtaataattgaACACTTACAAAATTCAGGAAAACTTCCAAAATAaagtttatacaaaataatatatttaaaagtgtaAAGACTAAATTTCAGATATTTAgttgataatttgattaaataaataattcatgaTAAAGTtggttaattttgattaattaatagaGGGGAAAAAACACAACATCATCATAACAAGGAGAGGTGTTTAGAAATTAATTACTAGTACTTGTCCCATTTTATTctaatttcattataaaattatcatatatctcaacatttaacaattttaacacttaatttcagctaacattatttaaaataatagattagtttaatatataatatagctaaaaatatcttcaaaatagTATTGTCCATAGTTCTTTTTGTTAATAGACAAGGACAAAGTGATTTATGTTCTTTTGGCAGAAGAAACATCCTCATTTCAATTAATGGACACCTTATTTCCTTGTGTTTTGTGTATATGATTGAAATGGACACCTTATTTCCTTGTGTTTTGTGTATATTCACGAAACATCATACCTAGATGTTGATCGTTTTGGATTATTTAGACAGGAAGAAGAATTTATTCAAAAAGATTCAaataaagtttatcaaatgttACGAGTTCAAATTTCACTTACAACGTTTTAAGTTAATGATAAGTAATGAACAAAGGGTACCATcataacttatttaataataatagtcCTGATTAGTGATGTCCATGTGAGcgacaaaacaaataataacgagtatgattgaaataaataaaataacatatcatTGTTGTATTGCAGCAAACACGAATCTTTCTAAGAACTGTAAAAGCTGAAATGATATTCAAATTGGCCCATTataattaagaagaagaagaacaacaaaGCTAAATAATAGAGATTCTTTCTGACATGCTTATTTAATTAAGCTGAAAAATGCTACTAGTGGTTACAGATAATGCTGAACTTGATACATAATAGATTACACACACACTAaacaataatgttttattaagtTCATGAAAACaacattcaaaaaataaaataaatacaatacaTTAGACATTGCTTAATTTCCTCCTCCCCTGATGTAAACTTAGCTTAGCTTCTCAACCAAATGCCTAATAATCTTGAGTCCTATATCATGATTGAGGATTAACTTTGAAACTCATTTACTTACACCAACCAATCTTCACAATGCTAAAAACATACACCTTAATAACAACCCCCCAATTTGTAGTCATTACATTactatataacttaattatggAATTCACAAAACAGGATTAGCCGTTACCACCGAAAGGGCGTGGGTGGGGAGGGGCTGGTGGAATCTACAGAAACAAAGGCCTTCCACACACAGGTTTTACTTTATTGACCTGCGAACTCAATTAGCTGTTGCAGAAATTACACAACTTTTAAGTCTATGGTTTAATGGATGCATATAAGGTTAATAAAAGGAGAAGAAGCACACCTCTTATGGGCGAAATTCTAGTCATCGTCCAGCTCCACAAGCTGTGCACGCCTCCTCTCTGCTGCTTTCTTTCTGATAAAGAAGCCCCATCTCATAGCTGCTTTGATTTTCAGCCATCCGGCAACAGATTTTCCAGGACGACTACTATCCTCGTCGAAACCAAAGTTCATGTTTGGAGTTGGAGCCGACATGTAATTGGGGAAACCAAACCCATCATCTGATGGGATATTTATGTTGCTGCCTCCCATACTGAATAGTCGAAGAAAATGCTGCATCTCATCATTCTCAAGCATCTCATGACTTCTCATGCGAATCTCATCCTCTGACATGAATTCCTCAACTACACCCTTTCCTCTGCTCTGCGACCAGTCATCGTATGGATTATTATTAGCGTATTGTTGTTCGGCGGCAGCAGCAGATGAGGCATTGTTCATGCCCTGGAAAGATGATGAAGATGGTTGAGGAGGACCGAGTGCCAGTCCCACGTTGTTGTTACCATATCTAGTACCGTTCTGGGTCTGTTGAGAATTGTTTATTTGATGCTCTTGTGATGAAAACATGTTACCGTTGTAGTGGACACGGGGTTCAGAATCCAGGAAGTGAGGCGGACCTGGGAATTTGTTTGCCATGCTCTCATTATAACCTAAAGTCcgcataaaaaatataaaaacagtATTTAGCATAATCATTAcagttttgttttttaatttttgaagctAGCAATATCAAAGACTTCAAAAACTAATGATCAAAAGAAGTCCTTACCAATACTAGAGAGATgatacaaaataaacaaatctATTACATAGCTCAAGAACAACTATCACTAACACAGAATTCAATGGAGGCTGTTTCTGTAGCCGGAGTAGTAGGATATATTAGGAGATTGTTGGAACTTGGATTtttgcaaaaaataaaataaaactattctTTGATGTAAAAAGTGGTTTATTTGGTTAAAATGACAATATATCctagtatttaaaattttaatataaaaaaggtGTTTTTGTTATCTTAGTTGATGATTTAATGAAAGAAGTGTTTAACGATGAGATGgtggtttatttggattaacACATCAAGGAAGCCCCTATGGTAGTAGTATACGGGTAGTATGGTAATTCGTTGAATGAAATAGCTTAAATCTGGTTTATCTTCTTAAAAATCTTAGGTCGCACTCATCTCATCCATATTTCTTCTACACATCTTAGATCTCTAAGCTTATACATAGCAGTTTCAGAAGTGTATCGAAATTCTCCTGAAAGCCCAAACAAACCAATGTAAAACTCACCACTCAATATCTAAAACATTGTGCTGCAAAGATTCATGCTATGAGTTGATCATCATAGGAATGTCAAATTTCTTGCTCTCTTTTCCCAAAGAAGCCCAAACGTGCAGAAGAAAGCATGACAAGAACATGagaatagaataaaataaaaaattaccaaGTGGCAAGCTTGAATCCCCTGCAGACTGCTCGGAATGAACTGAAGCCGATGATGGTGTGGAAAGCTGATTATCAAAAGAATTTGGATAGTCAACAGGACCAGGTAGTAGTTGATTGCGAGATGCACTTGACTTCTTCGGTTGGGCATAGCCCAAGAGGGACTCCCCATCATACTCAATAACTTGGTTCCAGTTTTCATAAGCTTTCTTCACCAAGGTATCAACACCCATCTGTGGTTTGGAAAAAGAAACATAAAGCAACAAGTATATGTAGGGTTCAATGATTCCTTCTTCCTTTTCAAATGATAATTACTTTAAATGACACAATGAGCCTACTTGTAAATTAGGAGTTTGTCATGATCTCATTGGATTATCGCCGtaattaaaatttcttttgGATTGTGATCtattatagtatattttttgttgcttcatttggtatatcCAAATTATAGTATAATTTTCAGATCAtgattaacataaataaaaagttgATACCAAAACTGCCTAATAAGGTACTAGATTAATATGCTATAATACACCAACCTTCTGGGCTTCAGGGAGAGAATGAACGGGGAAGTATTGTTCACCATTTATAAGCCCACTTAGCTCATAAATATTGTTGAAGACAACACCAACATTTCTTGTGTCATCTGGATAATACACATAGAGTCTCCCACTCAAAACACAGGTCTTGGCGTGCTCTATGAGGGCATCCCACATCTTATTAGACATACCACTTCCAAGGGTCTACACCAACACAAACTTGAgttcaaaaacaattataaagtGGTATCTTGTTAAACAGTATACAATTGATGCACTTACACTTCGTAACTTTGGGGGATCTCTGACTACAAGACGAAGAAAGTCCTCCACTGTGAATATTCCTGCttgatttagtcttttatggAATGACCCGTCTTTACCAATCTTCTCCAATCTCCAAACATCGTCGTTCAAAGCAGGTGGATAGTGCTTCTTATATACTGTCAATGAGAGAAATTACCTCAAAACCAGGTTATGGAACTCTAAGAAAGTAATAACTAGggcctatttggaaacactttctcatttgatagaaaaagtgtttccaaatggttGGGGCCATATAACATACATTCTCCTCGGTGATCTTTAACAGTGAAAGCTTCTGTCTTTGCCTCTCTTATGCGTATTCCTTCAGCATATCCCGAAGAAACTCTGAGACCAAGGCGGAACTTTCTGCTTCTAATCCAACTCGAATTATCTGTAAATGAAAGCTCGCCAAGGGATCCTACACCTTCCTTGAGCGAGACTTGCAAATCTCCAGTCAAAAGAGGTCTCTTGCCATCACGCTCTTTTACAACATGGCTCTCGAATTCTTCTTGTCTCCAGTCTTCATCGTTTTCATTGTTGAAATCTCCTTCCAGAACAACCACTTCCAGCTTCAGATTGGACTCTGGACCGTATGTTACAACTTGACCCGCATTAGCATCAAGCAAAACAAAATGGATTGCAGCACCCTGCTCTCCCTCCACCTTTCCTCCTGTGAAGAGAGGAAGAGACAACCTGGATTTAAAGTGAAGCTGCAAGCTCCGTCCATCTGGCCCTTCAATTTGTCTAGGGGATGATCTGAAAGATCAGAAAATCAAGGAACCGTTCCATTAGTACTGCTAACAAAACTAATGATGTCCTAGATTCAATGTTATAGAAGATCCCTCCCTACCTTCCAGACAGTCGAGGAGGGGCTAATTTTGCTAGAGCACGTTCAACTTCTTCACTAACCTGTCAAGTCATCCATGGGAATATAGTAGTAAGCAAAAGGggatataaactaaaattaaagaatGAAAAGTCATTTAATCTTACAACTCTACGCAGAATGGGTTCCAAAGATGAACAAAGTTTCTGTAAACTGTCCAACTTCAAAGCTTCAACAATAACACTGGCGAAAagcaacaaacaaacaaacaaaatcaagACAAAAATGGGCATAATTGACCAAAAGCAAGTCAGACTTACCTGGCCAAAGCCGGCCGCTTCCTCTCAGGCTGCTGCTGTTCATCTTCTCCTTCCAAAGGTCTTTTCCCCCTCATAGAGTTAACCCTCTCCATATACCTGGTATGCATTTCTCCTCCACCTACGTTTGGAAAACCTAAAAGAGTCTAGATATCAACAGCCCGCAAAACCCACAACCACTAATCCGATgacaaatctttttttttctcaaaatcgaAACAGCAACAAGACCCACCAGCCCACGGATCTGGAAAACACAACCAGATCTCGCAGACTAGATCCCCCACGAAAAAAAAGGCCTAATTGAACAATCAAAAAGCGAGGAAGACTCAGCAGCACAAAAAAGAAGACTTCTAACAATCGAGTAGAACAGATAAACTAGAGATGTAATTAAAGCAATGAACTTTGTAAAATACCAATGAAACACGAtgttctctttctctctctttatctttctttctttctttctttctttatctGTATGGATGTATGATTGTATTGAGTGAAGTTGTTCTTGTTGAGTCTGGAATTGGTCAACTCTGGCGACTATAAGTATTGTAGGAGATGGGTAGCTCGTCAATATGGCCGTGCTTAATTCTAGAaagatgaatttttttttttttttttaccatttctGTTTTTTTGTCTTCTTTCGGTTTATATTTTGGTAATCGATGTATGATTGGTTAAGGATAGGGAATACCTCGGAAGATCTGGGCCGTCCAATTCCCAACATATGACACTTGCCACGTCAGTCAGTCAGTCAGTTCGCGGCTGGAAAATATTAACCTGTCATAATAATTATTgccaaatttatataaaatttataacggaaatttttatttaattaagtcaCAGTTTCTTTTCTCAATTTATAATGTAGATGATGACAAATATAGTCAAGTTAActttaacatttaacattaaattcttaaaaaaaaaaattaaggatgaaAATCTGATATATTGAGTaggtaataatttatttattttttttaataatttttaaaaggtattgatatatataaataaaataaaaataaaaataaaaatttaaaataaaaaatattttaatattttattttatgaattaagtGATGTAATCAGTGAAAGTTAGAGTGAAATAACATTTGATTTGGGTAGGTTATTGAAATAGACTCAAAACAAtgtctaaaataataataataaatatttatttattttaaggtattaaaattttgattttagagtttatataaaataaaaaatataattatatttcacataaataaaataaatttataatttataaaatattattagttttgtaAAGAAGGAATTTATGATTTGTTAGGATATAAATTTTCACACTTTATCAATTAGCTAATCTccattacaaaaataaaataaataaaaattattcaaataaataaattaatataattaatttttgtaattataaattatttttaatataatttatttatcatcatattttagattaatttatatatatatatatatatatataataatttataattaatattatttacatgaaccattatttaaaaactaagctctttcatttatttttctataaaccTGTTGTTATTGGTGACAATTAACGATATaataagaatgattttgaagtaaatattttttttcataaaaaaacttaaaagagtattaatatataataataaaataaaaaataataatttaaaataaaatatattttaatttataaatggtTCCCAAATTTTCTTACTGAGTGAAAGGGGTATCCTGGGCTCTTTGAAAAAGGCTAAAGTAGACCAGTCCATAAATGTTATGAATAAGTGGGTAAGTCCACTACTCGTGGAGGGGCCTTTCCCCATCACCAACGGGATTTGGTTAATCGCTCACTCTGTCACGAGAATGGGTGGGTTTGTCCCCTTCAATTGAAAGGATTCAACAATCCCGAAAGGCCTATCACTAAGTAAGCTGGTGGACAAGCGGATCAAGAAATGATGTAACCGGGGGTTGAATGCGTTTGAAAGCCTCAAGATGACTTGCAGGTGTATTCTAGGTTTGTCTTGTGTCCCCGTAACAAATGGTCCATTTATTGATGGGCGAACAACAGGACAGGGATTGAACCCGGGAGCGGTGGATTCACTCCTCTTTCAATCGACGCAGATAGCTCCACCGGTGATCAACTATTAATGAAGtgtaatattttatacaattcatggttaaaaaaatctaaaaccCCTATTCACATTGCACATCACCATCACACAAtcaatacataaataaaactcaaTATCAATTTATTGCAACTATCACttcaaattgaataaacataaaaataaaagatacacaatctaacaaaaacaaaaaaaaacataaaagattTACGAGAACATCAGACAGTCTTGGTACATTGCTAGGCTCCTAAAACCATCCATATAATAATAGGATCATCCAAAAAGTAGCAGCAAGTTACATGATACAGACTGTATTTTCAACTATTCTAATGTGGATTCCCCCTTtcctaaaaaaagaaaagaaaacccCCATCCTCATTTCTCTAACCCTTAACCGATTCGGCGTTTAAAGAACCAGGGCTACCTGATTGAGCATTAGGTCCAGCATCGGGAACAGATCGTCTAGCAAAATCTAACAACAACCTTCTCTGTTTCTCGTTTGTGTGAGGAAGGCTAGCCCGAAGAAGCTCCACAGGCATCTCCCTGCTTATTGCTCTCGGACCCTCAGAACTCATACTGCTACTACCACTCTCTGTACTTCCACCAGCCGCCGCCTGTTGTGAACTTATAGACTGAATTATGCTGTCGTATTTACTCATACAATACTTAGTCAGAAGATCGAAGAACGCATCGAAAGAAGCCTGCCACAAGGCAGGATTCGGCCTTCTAGAGTTACCAGACACCTTTAGAACTTCAGTCGCCCTCTCCAGAACTGAAATCAACGTAACCGACGCTCCATCTCCGGAAGGGCTGCCAACCGGTCGAAGTGGCGGCTGCTCCGACGAACAAACAACTGCAGCAAGACACGCGCTAACAGCGTTAAGGTCCATACCCTTAACAGATGTGGAAACTGCTTTCGCTAGGTTTGTGATCGAAACATCTGACGGAAGCCCGCCGAATAAAAACCTTAAATGCCGGAATACAGCCATGCAGACTATTCGAGTCAGTTCTCCGCCGGTGGGGAGAACTTGAAGGTATTTGGAGATAAGCTTCTGCCCCTTGGGAATGGAAACCAAACGGAGGAATACGATGTCATCTTTCGCGACCAGCCCGACAGAATTCGCGGTTTTCCCAAACGGGTCGACTAGTTGAAGTGAAGTGGCGAGGCCTTCTAACATCATCTGCCGCTTGCGTTTCAGAAGAACGCCTCCGTCCGCTTGCTGCTGCTGACTGTTTTGTAGAAAGCGGTCGATATCATCCACGTCTAGTAGGATAGAGAAGCTGTCCTCGATAGAGATTCTGACAGCAAACATCGGTTCCTGTTCGAGCGCCTTCTGCTCAGAGGAAGGAGGAGTTGTAATAACTTCAACTATAGAAGGTTGTTTGCCTCGAAAGGAATCAACTTGGTGCTGAGATGATCGAGCCGAAGAAGCAGAAGAAGACTCCTTCAAGTGAAAAGGGGAGAAACGATTCTTCGACCCGGATACTTTTGCAAGACGGGCTTGATGATAGTAATCATTAACATAAGGGTCGTTACCATGTGAGTTTGCATGCTGCAGTTTGAGAATACTTTCCAGCTCTTCTCCCGTCATGTACTTTGATCTGAACTGTAGGCAGTTATTACTCTTATCGCTCTTCTGGCTAGAAGCATCCACCGATCCCTGCTGTGACGAACGGTTACTAAACTTACCTTTCTGTGACTGTGCAGACTTGCGTTTATGATCTCTCCCACCAACAAATTGGGAGGAGGGAGAAGGAAGGCCGCTATACATATGGGATGGTAGTGAAGATAGGTAAGGGAGAGAGAGATCAACTGGATACTGCATTCTCTGTTGTTGAAGAaactgctgctgctgctgcattGGTCTTAGATGTTGAGAAAGTAACTGCTGTTGCAAGATATTGTTCGACAGGTTGGAATATTCACTACGAAGCAAATCAGGACAGCTGACCCAGTTGTTTTGTGGTCGTTTATTAAAAGGAAGACCAGAAATGTTTAGCTGAGTCATGTTTCTGTCATGAGATCTATGGGTTAATAAACCAGAGGACTGCAGAAGATTTGGAGTAGATAAAGGTGGATCGTTCTGCCCAATGAAGGGTGGTTGATGATGCCCATTATTGGAAAGAGATGAGATACTTAGGTGACGTGAACGGATGCGGGGTGGAGGTTGTTGCGTTATATCCTCCGCAGGAGGAAAAGAAGTGTAGGGCGGTCCATGTAATAGAACAGGTTCACTGGAAAATTGTGGCGGTTGCAGAGGGTAAGATGAGGTTCTATACAAGGATTTTGATTCTAATGGATATGCTGAAGTAGGTTCGCTAGAAAATTGTGGCAGAGGATAGGATGAGGTTCTGTACAGAGGTCTTGTTTCTGAACAAGGGTCATGTGTTTCTGACGACCATTTTTGCCCTTCCACAAAACTTTCTGCATTGAATGTAGGCCGATCCCACCAGTTATTACACAATTGTGGTTCCTCTGTCAATTCAGCAGCAGATGAACCTGCATGCATGAGATATTAAGATTAACTGTTGTCCAACATTAATAATCATGTATGTATGAATTTTGATTAGAAATTAAAGTATCATTGGAGAGCAGAGATGCTATTGGCAATGCATGAAAATCCCTAATTTTCCAAATGTTGTcatagataaaaagaaaataagcaAATTTTGCTTCCTCAAAAGCTCGGTTTGCTTCCTCAACATATGGCTAGCTCGTTTTGCTTCCTGAACTAAAAATTACTCAAATTACTTCCCGTCGTCATATTTTGGTTAGCTCCATTAATGTCTTCATATATTTTAGCCAAGAGGATTAAGATTAAGGAGCTACGAAACTTGTGTAAATGATTTAAAAACTTGACTGGTTAATCAAAACTTACGGCAACAagtaatttgagtcatttttaaaaGTACTGGAAGCAAAACTAGCCCAGAGAGGAAATAAAACAAGCTTTTGATGAAAGTTTAGGAAGTAAAAGTAACTTTTGTACGAGACAAGACTTCTGGTCTATTATGCAAACTATGCCATCTTGTTTGTAATTCTTAATTCTAGTGAGATTCGAACATCTAAACATAGTTACATAGGTAAGAAAAATGACATTTTGTCACTTTGCTAATAAAACATTTCATAAATGAAAAGCTCCATATCAGCAGATAACATGATAATCTTCTACTTCTCAAAGTAACGAACAAGATAGCTAACTCAAAAGGCATGCAAAATTTATACTCACTTTCCCTGGACAATGATCCAGATCCCCGATCACCAATTACTCCAAGATGTTTAGGTCCTGTAACTACCCTATTTAACTGTGTATCGTCAAgccaacaaaaacaaaaagacaATCAGAATCTGGAAATATTTTAAGATCAATTGAACAAGATGATGAGAAATAAATCAATCACTCATGAGAGGAAATATAAGATTAACAATGAAGTAAACAAGTCATCTTCACAATTGGAAAAATATATCTCACTACCCAAGATTGAAAAATGTGAAATTGAAATTTGGAGTCAGCTTAGGACTCTCCATCCTACAGATGCATGTTAAAACTGTAGTTGAAGCCACATATAAACCAATACTCCGCACACTTTTCACAGTTTCTCCTTCATTCTCCAGCAAAATGATCAACGGAAAAATCCAATGATCAATTGCTGGGAATTACTGGCATGCAGTTTATAATATTTCGGAAAGTTCAATTACTGCTCCTTTAGGAAGTGGACACTCCGTCACACCTCAACAAGCCACAACTTGAAGATCATGCACATGGCACAAAATTGAATAACTTCCTATCCACAGAAACTTAGCAGGAACAAGTCAATATCTACTAGTTTGAGCTAAGGCACCGAAACTAAGGGAAGAGCCGAAATAAGTATGTATCACTGACAATTCCATTTCCCATCATTTAACATTATCAAGTAGCACTCATATCTCTTCACAATGTTAATTCGAACTAGTGAGTTACAAACTAATTGATGAACAGTTCATAGTGCACAAACacaaaaaagttaaattagCTACATGCTATCTTGAATTTCAAGGGATTTACCTTCACAAATGTAGCAGCGAGGTCATCTATATCAGATGAAGATCCCAAAACTGGATCCTGCAAGTgacaaaaaaaacttattagaaGCAACACACATCAGATAAATGAATTCAAATGGAAAAGACAGTAAGGAATTCAGAATGTAGATCCATGTAGGCATCTACTTAGTGCATTAGCACAGGAAAATAAGGCAGAAGGCTCCAACATTTCTAGACCAGGAATGAAGCTCACTCTTATGCCAACAGCTATAACTAACTCAAGACTCAAGTAGACTCTTTACTTTGTTACTACCACGCGATCAATAAGTGTTAACTTTATATTATTCTTGGATACATTATTGAATAACTTGGATTTTAGGCAAGGCAATTACGTAACATATATAACATCTGTCATTCCACTACATTCAGATCTAAATTTGGTATGGGTTGCTTCTCCCCTTTTCTACAAGCCAAAACCAAGCCTCCAATCTATTCAATCACAAAAATGAGGGCGTGAAAGTGAATAATTAGCCTAACATCTTGAGTTTTCAGATGAGCATGTAACTATATATTATCAATACTACATATCCAATAAGGATCTACATTCCAAGAAAAATCACCAAAATGTCTTGATTGTACTGGAACAAATCAGACAGCCTCCATATCTAATGACGGAGATGGAACCATCACAAGTATCATTGTGTTTATAGTGGATAAGGCACTTCTGGCATTTCACACAATTGTAGGTCTTAGGTTAGAAGTAAAAAGACAGCAGCATGTCCATTacaaatatttcaacaaattcCATAATCTGATGTAAATATCCAAGAATGTTCTTTAAAGCAAAATGGAAATGCATGTGACTTATGGGCATCCTTGCTGGAAGGGAAAAagtaatgaaattaaataacaagATTTGGAAAAGACTGCAAAATGGATAGCATCCCAGAGTCAGATACTGACAATAACTTCAAACTACCTAGACATGTATCACCCTCGCATCCACAATAAATCCTAAAAAGCAAAAATATACTGCTGATTGCTGAAGCGATGCATGAGCAGTAAACTGAAAGCAGTACAGGAAGATATTTCCCTAGTGTGTAACATCATATAAGCACTAAATAACcatttggaaaagaaaaaaactccACAAGTAACACTTGTCCCCAAGTTAATACAGTTCTGGAGCAAGCAAATGATTAAATTAAGAAATCTAGCCTGTGAAGCTACATGACATGATCATGCATCATGCGCAAATGAACCAAAACATATGCAAAATGGTACTAAACTACTACTAATAATAGGAAATATATCCTTGCCTCTTCAATGTGAAAGAGCCTGTATTCATCATCCCCATTACCACTAAACGGGACATCACTGTCGTCTTCCAATCCACCCAACTCAACTTCCTCGACATTCTCTTGCCCAAAAAACGCATATCGTGATGCATCAAATAAGGCATCACCTGCACGAGAAGgcatttcattatttttcagAATGAGATCATCAACACACATTATGTTCAGTGAAACATAAGCTCCAAAAGCCCTAAAAGCATAAAGAATAAGAAACATCGATTTCTTTCTTTGATTATTTCGATCACACAAACAAAGCCAATACGTAATCTGGAAGAATGAAACAGCAATAGCTAATACATGATGTTGAGCTAATAAAAAAGATGACCTAGCAAACATTGAAGGAAAGAAGcatgaagaaggaagaaaatcaagaaaatcgtAAGGTGATAGAGCAGGATCATCATCATTGATATGCATATGAATAGAAGATAGAATCGAAGATAGAAAAGATAGACCACCTGTTGAAGGGAGCATGGTTGATCGAGAAAAGAAGGGAATCAATCTAGTTGGCGATTTGGGAAACGCGATGGCTAACCATTGAACAGTTCATTCTTGAGACTAATAAccctagaagaagaagaagaagatgaagaagaagaagaaatgtgtCGTATTCCGGTTCAATTCAAGAACCGGATTGACGAAATATCATCGTAATTGACACGAGGACGCCAAATGAATCAGAAGTTTATTGTTGGTCGGTTGGTTGGTCcctattttttcatttttatgtcCCTCTACTTTACTTTCATCTCCAATTTTAACCTCGACTTCAAACTTCAAACCCCTAACCTTTCTAAGCCTTGTTTGTTTTGAGTtctcaaatattttcttttttcttttggatTAAATGGtcttttatatcaaaatttacACTAGTTATTTGGGggttttatgtttaattataa
It encodes the following:
- the LOC124923972 gene encoding calmodulin-binding protein 60 D-like, with the translated sequence MHTRYMERVNSMRGKRPLEGEDEQQQPERKRPALASVIVEALKLDSLQKLCSSLEPILRRVVSEEVERALAKLAPPRLSGRSSPRQIEGPDGRSLQLHFKSRLSLPLFTGGKVEGEQGAAIHFVLLDANAGQVVTYGPESNLKLEVVVLEGDFNNENDEDWRQEEFESHVVKERDGKRPLLTGDLQVSLKEGVGSLGELSFTDNSSWIRSRKFRLGLRVSSGYAEGIRIREAKTEAFTVKDHRGELYKKHYPPALNDDVWRLEKIGKDGSFHKRLNQAGIFTVEDFLRLVVRDPPKLRSTLGSGMSNKMWDALIEHAKTCVLSGRLYVYYPDDTRNVGVVFNNIYELSGLINGEQYFPVHSLPEAQKMGVDTLVKKAYENWNQVIEYDGESLLGYAQPKKSSASRNQLLPGPVDYPNSFDNQLSTPSSASVHSEQSAGDSSLPLGYNESMANKFPGPPHFLDSEPRVHYNGNMFSSQEHQINNSQQTQNGTRYGNNNVGLALGPPQPSSSSFQGMNNASSAAAAEQQYANNNPYDDWSQSRGKGVVEEFMSEDEIRMRSHEMLENDEMQHFLRLFSMGGSNINIPSDDGFGFPNYMSAPTPNMNFGFDEDSSRPGKSVAGWLKIKAAMRWGFFIRKKAAERRRAQLVELDDD
- the LOC124924097 gene encoding protein PAT1 homolog 2-like, giving the protein MLPSTGDALFDASRYAFFGQENVEEVELGGLEDDSDVPFSGNGDDEYRLFHIEEDPVLGSSSDIDDLAATFVKLNRVVTGPKHLGVIGDRGSGSLSRESSSAAELTEEPQLCNNWWDRPTFNAESFVEGQKWSSETHDPCSETRPLYRTSSYPLPQFSSEPTSAYPLESKSLYRTSSYPLQPPQFSSEPVLLHGPPYTSFPPAEDITQQPPPRIRSRHLSISSLSNNGHHQPPFIGQNDPPLSTPNLLQSSGLLTHRSHDRNMTQLNISGLPFNKRPQNNWVSCPDLLRSEYSNLSNNILQQQLLSQHLRPMQQQQQFLQQQRMQYPVDLSLPYLSSLPSHMYSGLPSPSSQFVGGRDHKRKSAQSQKGKFSNRSSQQGSVDASSQKSDKSNNCLQFRSKYMTGEELESILKLQHANSHGNDPYVNDYYHQARLAKVSGSKNRFSPFHLKESSSASSARSSQHQVDSFRGKQPSIVEVITTPPSSEQKALEQEPMFAVRISIEDSFSILLDVDDIDRFLQNSQQQQADGGVLLKRKRQMMLEGLATSLQLVDPFGKTANSVGLVAKDDIVFLRLVSIPKGQKLISKYLQVLPTGGELTRIVCMAVFRHLRFLFGGLPSDVSITNLAKAVSTSVKGMDLNAVSACLAAVVCSSEQPPLRPVGSPSGDGASVTLISVLERATEVLKVSGNSRRPNPALWQASFDAFFDLLTKYCMSKYDSIIQSISSQQAAAGGSTESGSSSMSSEGPRAISREMPVELLRASLPHTNEKQRRLLLDFARRSVPDAGPNAQSGSPGSLNAESVKG